A genomic stretch from Engraulis encrasicolus isolate BLACKSEA-1 chromosome 10, IST_EnEncr_1.0, whole genome shotgun sequence includes:
- the LOC134456363 gene encoding uncharacterized protein LOC134456363 — MANSTCACSDLANANERLAKANMTIETLRSDIRRLTCEIVIKSHNTTLKHQTSNTSANLTTLSFLPSHSKHQPKSPPNPPCSTPARRSWTEVPKPLPQRVRPSSRRTLATPRQITREQPAHSEPRRPSTVLIGSSMVRHVTLRNAQTWCLPGALVADVQSNVPHALSQYPTATTLIVHAGSNDIRLQQSKKLESDFLSLINTLRSTGKKYAISGPIPSVCFSAFQFSRIRQLHVWLMRHCRQEAIPYVDNFSAFWNRRNLFARDGRHLNRAGARLLATNLELTLEAHRSLD, encoded by the exons atggccaactctacctgcgcctgcagtgatctagctaatgctaatgaaagactagccaaagccaacatgacgattgaaacacttagaagtgacattcgccggctaACTTGCGAgatagtcataaaatcccataacaccacgttgaaacaccaaaccagtaatactagcgccaacctaactacactatcttttctccccagtcacagcaaacaccagccgaagtcccccccgaatccaccgtgctccactcccgcgcgtcgtagctggacggag gtgcccaagcctctaccacaaagagtgcgacccagtagccgccggaccctcgctacccccaggcaaatcacccgagagcagcctgcccattcagaaccccggcgaccatcaacagtcctcataggatcttcgatggttcgccacgtaaccctacgaaacgcccagacgtggtgcctacctggagctctcgtagccgatgtccagtcgaatgtgccgcacgcgctgtcacagtatcctactgccacaactctcatcgtccacgcaggctccaatgacatccggctgcagcagtctaaaaaacttgagtctgatttcctctcccttattaatacccttcgcagcactggaaaaaaatacgctatctcaggccccatcccctctgtctgtttctctgccttccagttctcccgaatccgccaactgcacgtctggctgatgagacactgccgccaagaagccattccctacgttgacaacttctccgctttctggaaccgccgaaacctcttcgcacgagatggaaggcacttaaacagagctggtgctcgtctcctcgcgaccaacctagagctgaccctcgaagcccatcggtccttggattga